In Streptomyces nojiriensis, one genomic interval encodes:
- the murG gene encoding undecaprenyldiphospho-muramoylpentapeptide beta-N-acetylglucosaminyltransferase, giving the protein MHVVLAGGGTAGHIEPALALADALRRQDPSVGITALGTERGLETRLVPERGYELGLIPAVPLPRKPTPELITVPGRLRGTIKAAEEILIRTKADCVVGFGGYVALPGYLAAKRLGVPIIVHEANARPGLANKIGSRYAHAVAVSTPDSKLRGARYVGIPLRRSISTLDRAAVRPEARAAFGLDPNLPTLLVSGGSQGARRLNETIQQVAPTLQRSGIQILHAVGPKNELPRVDNMPGMPPYVPVPYVDRMDLAYAAADMMLCRAGAMTVAELSAVGLPAAYVPLPIGNGEQRLNAQPVVKAGGGLLVDDAELTPDWVLSQVLPVLSDPHRLYEMSRAAGEFGRRDADELLVGMVYEAIAAHRSR; this is encoded by the coding sequence GTGCATGTCGTACTCGCCGGTGGGGGGACCGCCGGCCACATCGAGCCGGCGCTCGCCCTCGCGGACGCCCTGCGCAGGCAGGACCCTTCAGTGGGCATCACCGCCCTCGGCACGGAGCGCGGACTGGAAACCCGCCTGGTGCCGGAACGCGGCTACGAGCTGGGCCTGATCCCCGCCGTTCCGCTGCCCCGCAAGCCGACCCCGGAACTCATCACCGTTCCCGGACGGCTGCGCGGCACGATCAAGGCCGCGGAGGAGATCCTGATCCGCACCAAGGCCGACTGCGTCGTCGGTTTCGGCGGCTACGTGGCCCTGCCCGGCTATCTCGCGGCCAAGCGCCTCGGGGTGCCGATCATCGTCCACGAGGCCAACGCCAGGCCCGGACTGGCCAACAAGATCGGCTCCCGGTACGCGCACGCCGTCGCGGTCTCCACCCCCGACAGCAAGCTGCGCGGCGCCCGCTACGTGGGCATCCCGCTGCGCCGCTCCATCTCCACCCTCGACCGGGCCGCGGTCCGCCCGGAGGCGCGCGCCGCCTTCGGTCTGGACCCCAACCTGCCCACGCTGCTGGTCTCCGGCGGCTCGCAGGGCGCCCGCCGCCTCAACGAGACGATCCAGCAGGTCGCTCCGACCCTCCAGCGCTCCGGGATCCAGATCCTGCACGCCGTCGGGCCGAAGAACGAACTGCCGCGTGTCGACAACATGCCCGGGATGCCGCCGTATGTGCCGGTACCGTACGTGGACCGGATGGATCTCGCGTACGCCGCCGCCGACATGATGCTGTGCCGCGCGGGAGCGATGACCGTCGCCGAACTCTCCGCCGTCGGGCTCCCCGCCGCCTACGTCCCGTTGCCGATCGGCAACGGTGAACAGCGGCTCAACGCCCAGCCGGTGGTCAAGGCCGGCGGCGGCCTGCTCGTGGACGACGCGGAGCTGACGCCCGACTGGGTGCTGAGCCAGGTCCTCCCGGTGCTGTCCGACCCGCACCGCCTGTACGAGATGTCCCGGGCCGCCGGTGAGTTCGGCCGCCGGGACGCCGACGAGCTCCTGGTCGGCATGGTCTACGAGGCGATCGCGGCCCACAGGTCCCGCTGA
- a CDS encoding peptidoglycan D,D-transpeptidase FtsI family protein, with protein sequence MSPQEPPRRRVPGPARPPRAGDRARAGARPGPRPASRPATRRPAGPRTPHTIRLGSPRPRLRLVGVGLTLVMLAFVVRLLQVQAVDAAAFSAEASKNRYTSVKLAAERGEITDRRGVALATSVDAYDITADPKMFTPQDSKAPDAPQQAAALLAPILGKDAKELTERLSTKNSRYVVLAQRQTPQVWNQIKDLKRVFADKAAADKRANGPGANVLAGVFKETSSKRVYPNGDLAAGILGYVNAEGKGAGGLESSLDKKLSGKDGEITYAQSGGRQVPTADSNEKPAVPGEDIQLTIDRDIQWAAQSAIAEQVQKSEADRGYVIVQDTRTGEVLAMANAPGFDPNDLTRARSAAMGNAALQDVYEPGSTAKVMSMAAVLEEKKATAETRVEVPNRLHRGDRLFKDDIDHPTWYLTLNGVLAKSSNIGTILATGQLGPTQPEANEVLHSYLTKFGIGRPTGLNYPGESRGILAAPKDWSTSQQYTIPFGQGLSLNAMQAASVYSTIANGGVRIEPTLIRGTKGPDGRFTPAPAPEQNRVISAETAKTLAEMLESVVDDQEGTGTKAKIPGYRVGGKTGTSNRVDPATGRYKGYTASFAGFAPADNPRITVYCAIQNPTKGSYFGGQICGPIYKKVMEFALKTLQVAPTGTAPAGLPVTYDAAPQPAAQPAPQPSPQPGQ encoded by the coding sequence GTGAGCCCGCAGGAGCCGCCCCGGCGGCGGGTGCCCGGACCGGCCAGGCCGCCCCGGGCCGGCGACCGGGCCCGGGCCGGCGCCCGCCCGGGCCCGCGCCCGGCCTCGCGCCCCGCGACCCGGCGGCCGGCGGGCCCCCGCACCCCGCACACGATCCGGCTCGGCAGCCCGCGCCCCCGGCTGCGACTGGTCGGCGTCGGCCTGACCCTCGTCATGCTGGCCTTCGTGGTCCGCCTGCTCCAGGTCCAGGCCGTCGACGCCGCGGCGTTCTCCGCCGAGGCCTCCAAGAACCGCTACACCAGCGTCAAGCTGGCCGCCGAGCGCGGCGAGATCACCGACCGCCGGGGCGTGGCCCTCGCCACCAGCGTCGACGCGTACGACATCACCGCCGACCCGAAGATGTTCACCCCGCAGGACAGCAAGGCCCCGGACGCCCCGCAGCAGGCCGCCGCCCTCCTCGCGCCCATCCTCGGAAAGGACGCCAAGGAGCTCACAGAGCGGCTGAGCACCAAGAACTCCCGGTACGTCGTCCTCGCCCAGCGCCAGACCCCCCAGGTCTGGAACCAGATCAAGGACCTCAAGCGGGTCTTCGCGGACAAGGCGGCGGCCGACAAGCGGGCCAACGGCCCCGGCGCCAACGTCCTCGCCGGCGTGTTCAAGGAGACCAGCAGCAAGCGCGTCTACCCGAACGGCGACCTCGCCGCCGGAATACTGGGTTACGTCAACGCCGAGGGCAAGGGCGCCGGCGGTCTGGAGTCCTCCCTCGACAAGAAGCTGTCCGGCAAGGACGGCGAGATCACCTACGCCCAGTCCGGCGGCCGCCAGGTCCCCACCGCCGACTCCAACGAGAAGCCCGCCGTCCCCGGCGAGGACATCCAGCTGACCATCGACCGGGACATCCAGTGGGCGGCGCAGAGCGCCATCGCCGAGCAGGTCCAGAAGTCCGAGGCCGACCGCGGCTACGTCATCGTCCAGGACACCCGCACCGGCGAGGTACTGGCCATGGCCAACGCCCCGGGCTTCGACCCCAACGACCTGACCCGGGCCCGCTCCGCCGCCATGGGCAACGCCGCGCTCCAGGACGTGTACGAGCCCGGCTCCACCGCCAAGGTCATGTCCATGGCCGCCGTGCTGGAGGAGAAGAAGGCCACCGCGGAGACCCGTGTCGAGGTCCCCAACCGGCTCCACCGCGGCGACCGGCTGTTCAAGGACGACATCGACCACCCGACCTGGTACCTGACCCTCAACGGGGTCCTCGCCAAGTCCTCCAACATCGGCACCATCCTGGCCACCGGCCAGCTCGGACCCACCCAGCCCGAGGCCAACGAGGTCCTGCACTCCTACCTGACCAAGTTCGGCATCGGCCGGCCCACCGGCCTGAACTACCCCGGCGAGTCCCGCGGCATCCTCGCCGCCCCCAAGGACTGGTCCACCTCCCAGCAGTACACGATCCCCTTCGGCCAGGGCCTCTCCCTCAACGCCATGCAGGCGGCCTCCGTGTACTCGACCATCGCCAACGGCGGGGTCCGCATCGAGCCGACGCTGATCCGCGGCACCAAGGGCCCCGACGGCCGCTTCACCCCGGCCCCGGCCCCCGAGCAGAACCGCGTGATCAGCGCGGAGACCGCCAAGACCCTCGCCGAGATGCTCGAATCCGTGGTCGACGACCAGGAGGGCACCGGCACCAAGGCGAAGATCCCCGGCTACCGCGTCGGCGGCAAGACCGGCACCTCCAACCGGGTGGATCCGGCCACCGGCCGCTACAAGGGCTACACCGCCTCCTTCGCCGGATTCGCCCCCGCGGACAACCCGCGCATCACCGTCTACTGCGCCATCCAGAACCCCACGAAGGGCAGCTACTTCGGCGGCCAGATCTGCGGCCCCATCTACAAGAAGGTCATGGAGTTCGCGCTCAAGACCCTCCAGGTGGCCCCCACGGGAACCGCCCCCGCCGGGCTCCCCGTCACCTATGACGCCGCTCCTCAGCCCGCCGCGCAGCCCGCCCCGCAGCCCAGTCCGCAGCCCGGTCAGTGA
- a CDS encoding UDP-N-acetylmuramoyl-L-alanyl-D-glutamate--2,6-diaminopimelate ligase translates to MTTITPKPGNPTTAEPEAGASFRGRPTAPGTLTAVSHADQPRKTQTAPATPPGAPRPASASPSPLGELATLLGIPAPGAAQITGITHDSRAVRPGDLYAALPGARAHGADFAAQAAGLGAAAVLTDPAGAERAAATGLPVLTVDDPRGRMGELAAAIYGRPGEGLLQIGITGTSGKTTTAYLVEGGLRAAGRSTGLVGTVEMRIGDERIKSERTTPEATDLQALFAVMRERGVEAVAMEVSSHALVLGRVDGCVFDVAVFNNLSPEHMEFHSDMEDYFQAKAQLFTARRARLGVVNSDDEYGRRLAKEATVPVVTFSAAGDPAADWRAEDVVFGPASSTLTLLGPEGQRVRATAPLPGPFNVANTVAAIVTLAAAGLDPQTAADGVAAVPGVPGRLERVDAGQPYLAVVDYAHKTDAVESVLRALREVTEGKLHIVLGCGGDRDTTKRGPMGAAAARFADVAVLTSDNPRSEDPLAILATMFEGAVSVPPAERGTVLVDADRAAAIAAAVARARPGDTVLVAGKGHEQGQDTAGVVRPFDDRTVLRAAIEHQAVLDRTPALDQTIKARQAEVNQ, encoded by the coding sequence GTGACAACGATCACCCCGAAACCCGGGAACCCGACGACCGCCGAGCCCGAGGCCGGGGCCTCATTTCGCGGGCGGCCCACCGCGCCCGGTACGCTCACCGCCGTGTCCCACGCTGATCAGCCCAGAAAGACCCAGACAGCCCCGGCAACGCCGCCGGGAGCGCCCCGGCCCGCGTCCGCCAGCCCGAGCCCGCTGGGCGAGCTGGCCACCCTGCTGGGCATCCCGGCGCCCGGCGCCGCGCAGATCACCGGCATCACGCACGACTCCCGTGCGGTCCGCCCCGGTGATCTGTACGCGGCCCTGCCGGGGGCCAGGGCGCACGGCGCCGACTTCGCCGCCCAGGCGGCCGGCCTCGGCGCCGCAGCCGTGCTGACGGACCCCGCGGGGGCGGAGCGCGCCGCGGCGACCGGCCTGCCGGTCCTGACCGTCGACGACCCGCGCGGCCGGATGGGAGAGCTCGCCGCCGCGATCTACGGGCGCCCCGGTGAGGGCCTGCTCCAGATCGGCATCACCGGCACCTCCGGCAAGACCACCACGGCGTACCTCGTCGAGGGCGGCCTGCGCGCAGCGGGCCGGAGCACCGGACTGGTCGGCACCGTCGAGATGCGCATCGGCGACGAGCGCATCAAGTCCGAGCGGACCACCCCCGAGGCCACCGACCTCCAGGCCCTCTTCGCGGTCATGCGCGAACGCGGGGTCGAGGCCGTGGCCATGGAGGTTTCCAGCCACGCCCTGGTGCTCGGCCGGGTGGACGGATGCGTCTTCGACGTCGCCGTCTTCAACAACCTGAGCCCGGAGCACATGGAGTTCCACTCCGACATGGAGGACTACTTCCAGGCCAAGGCGCAGCTGTTCACCGCCCGCCGGGCCCGCCTGGGCGTGGTCAACTCCGACGACGAGTACGGCCGCCGCCTGGCCAAGGAGGCCACCGTCCCGGTCGTCACCTTCTCCGCCGCGGGCGACCCGGCCGCCGACTGGCGCGCCGAGGACGTGGTCTTCGGCCCGGCGAGCTCCACCCTGACCCTGCTGGGCCCCGAAGGACAGCGCGTACGGGCCACCGCACCGCTGCCCGGCCCGTTCAACGTCGCCAACACCGTCGCCGCGATCGTCACGCTCGCCGCCGCCGGCCTCGACCCGCAGACCGCCGCCGACGGCGTCGCCGCGGTCCCCGGGGTCCCCGGCCGGCTGGAGCGGGTGGACGCGGGACAGCCGTACCTCGCCGTCGTCGACTACGCGCACAAGACGGACGCCGTGGAATCGGTGCTGCGCGCGCTGCGCGAGGTCACCGAGGGCAAGCTGCACATCGTGCTCGGCTGCGGCGGCGACCGCGACACCACCAAGCGCGGTCCGATGGGGGCCGCGGCCGCCCGGTTCGCCGACGTCGCCGTTCTGACCTCCGACAACCCGCGCTCCGAGGACCCGCTCGCGATCCTCGCCACGATGTTCGAGGGCGCCGTGTCCGTGCCGCCCGCCGAGCGGGGCACCGTCCTGGTCGACGCCGACCGGGCCGCGGCCATCGCGGCCGCCGTCGCCCGCGCCCGGCCCGGTGACACCGTGCTGGTGGCCGGCAAGGGCCACGAGCAGGGCCAGGACACCGCCGGTGTCGTACGCCCCTTCGACGACCGCACGGTGCTCCGCGCCGCGATCGAGCACCAGGCCGTGCTCGACCGGACGCCCGCGCTCGATCAAACGATTAAGGCCCGACAGGCCGAGGTGAACCAGTGA
- the mraY gene encoding phospho-N-acetylmuramoyl-pentapeptide-transferase has protein sequence MRQILFAGVIGMFLTVIGTPLLIKLLARKGYGQFIRDDGPRGHAGKKGTPTMGGISFILATLIAYALTKVLTGEEPSFSGLLVLFLMAGMGLVGYLDDYIKIVKRRSLGLRAKAKMSGQLIVGIAFAVLALQFKDSRGLTPASTKLSFVTDFGWSIGPVLFVVWALFMILAMSNGVNLTDGLDGLATGAAVMVFGAYTFIGVWQFQESCARAGDLTNPNACFEVRDPLDLAVVASALMGACFGFLWWNTSPAKIFMGDTGSLALGGALAGLAICSRTEFLMALLGGLFVLITMSVVIQVGSFKMTGKRVFRMAPLQHHFELKGWSEVLVVVRFWIIQGMCVIVGLGLFYAGWAADK, from the coding sequence ATGAGGCAGATCCTGTTCGCCGGTGTCATCGGCATGTTCCTCACCGTCATCGGCACCCCGCTGCTGATCAAGCTGCTCGCCCGCAAGGGCTACGGCCAGTTCATCCGCGACGACGGCCCCCGCGGCCACGCCGGGAAGAAGGGCACGCCCACCATGGGCGGTATCTCCTTCATCCTGGCGACGCTCATCGCGTACGCCCTGACGAAGGTCCTCACCGGTGAGGAGCCGAGCTTCTCGGGCCTGCTCGTCCTGTTCCTGATGGCCGGCATGGGCCTCGTCGGGTACCTGGACGACTACATCAAGATCGTCAAGCGCCGTTCGCTGGGTCTGCGGGCCAAGGCGAAGATGTCCGGCCAGCTGATCGTCGGTATCGCCTTCGCGGTGCTGGCCCTCCAGTTCAAGGACTCGCGCGGGCTGACCCCGGCCTCCACCAAGCTGTCGTTCGTCACGGACTTCGGCTGGTCGATAGGCCCGGTGCTGTTCGTGGTCTGGGCACTGTTCATGATCCTGGCGATGTCCAACGGCGTGAACCTCACCGACGGTCTGGACGGTCTCGCGACCGGCGCCGCCGTGATGGTCTTCGGCGCCTACACCTTCATCGGTGTCTGGCAGTTCCAGGAGTCCTGCGCCAGGGCCGGTGACCTCACCAACCCGAACGCCTGCTTCGAGGTGCGCGACCCGCTCGACCTCGCGGTCGTCGCCTCCGCCCTCATGGGCGCCTGCTTCGGCTTCCTGTGGTGGAACACCTCGCCCGCCAAGATCTTCATGGGTGACACCGGCTCGCTCGCCCTCGGCGGCGCGCTCGCGGGCCTCGCCATCTGCTCCCGCACGGAGTTCCTGATGGCGCTCCTCGGCGGCCTCTTCGTGCTCATCACGATGTCGGTCGTCATCCAGGTCGGCTCCTTCAAGATGACCGGCAAGCGGGTCTTCCGGATGGCGCCACTGCAGCACCACTTCGAGCTCAAGGGCTGGTCCGAGGTACTGGTCGTGGTCCGCTTCTGGATCATCCAGGGCATGTGCGTGATCGTTGGTCTCGGTCTCTTCTACGCGGGATGGGCAGCCGACAAGTGA
- the ftsW gene encoding putative lipid II flippase FtsW: MPAKQMLPGRRPSAVKAQGRKRPVVRSKRPAGRGPLARLRRTQRQLQKAWDRPLTAYYLIFGSSLLIIVLGLVMVYSASMIKALQLGLGDAYFFKKQFLAALIGGVLLLAASRMPVKLHRALSYPVLAGTLFLMVLVQVPGIGVSINGNQNWISLGGPFMLQPSEFGKLALILWGADLLARKGDKGLLSQWKHLLVPLVPVAFLLLGLIMLGGDMGTAMILGAILFGLLWLAGAPTRMFVGVLAFAGAIVALLIKTSPHRMDRLECLGATEPGKNDLCWQAVHGIYALASGGWFGSGLGASVEKWGQLPEAHTDFIFAITGEELGLAGTLSVLALFAALGYAGIRVAGRTEDSFVRFAAGGVTTWITAQAVINIGAVLGLLPIAGVPLPLFSYGGSALLPTMFAVGLLIAFAREEPAARAALAMRQPKTGWWRTGVRWKSMRRRVKKRPSGER; this comes from the coding sequence ATGCCGGCCAAGCAGATGCTGCCGGGGCGGCGGCCGTCCGCCGTGAAGGCGCAGGGCCGCAAACGCCCTGTGGTGCGTTCGAAGCGGCCCGCCGGGCGCGGGCCGCTGGCCCGGCTGCGGCGTACGCAGCGGCAGTTGCAGAAGGCCTGGGACCGCCCGCTCACCGCCTATTACCTGATTTTCGGCAGTTCCCTGCTCATCATCGTGCTCGGCCTGGTGATGGTGTACTCGGCCTCGATGATCAAGGCCCTCCAGCTCGGCCTCGGCGACGCGTACTTCTTCAAGAAGCAGTTCCTGGCCGCCCTCATCGGCGGCGTACTCCTGCTGGCCGCCTCCCGGATGCCGGTCAAACTGCACCGGGCGCTCTCGTACCCGGTGCTCGCCGGCACGCTCTTCCTGATGGTCCTGGTCCAGGTCCCGGGGATAGGCGTCTCGATCAACGGCAACCAGAATTGGATCTCCCTTGGCGGTCCGTTCATGCTCCAGCCCAGTGAGTTCGGCAAACTGGCACTGATCCTGTGGGGCGCCGACCTGCTGGCACGCAAGGGCGACAAGGGGCTGCTGAGCCAGTGGAAGCACCTGCTGGTGCCGCTGGTCCCGGTGGCCTTCCTGCTGCTCGGGCTGATCATGCTGGGCGGGGACATGGGCACCGCGATGATCCTCGGCGCCATCCTGTTCGGTCTGCTCTGGCTCGCCGGAGCCCCGACCCGGATGTTCGTCGGGGTGCTCGCCTTCGCGGGTGCGATCGTCGCACTGCTCATCAAGACGAGCCCGCACCGCATGGACCGGCTGGAATGCCTCGGGGCGACAGAACCGGGCAAGAACGACCTTTGCTGGCAGGCCGTTCACGGGATCTACGCCCTCGCCTCGGGCGGATGGTTCGGTTCCGGGCTGGGTGCAAGTGTGGAAAAATGGGGGCAACTACCCGAAGCCCACACCGACTTCATCTTCGCCATCACCGGGGAGGAACTGGGTCTGGCGGGGACGCTGTCGGTGCTCGCCCTGTTCGCGGCTCTAGGCTATGCGGGTATCCGCGTGGCCGGACGCACGGAGGACTCCTTCGTACGGTTTGCCGCGGGAGGCGTGACCACCTGGATCACGGCCCAGGCCGTGATCAACATCGGTGCGGTGCTCGGCCTGCTGCCGATCGCCGGAGTCCCGCTCCCGCTGTTCTCCTACGGAGGGTCAGCCCTGCTGCCGACCATGTTCGCGGTCGGACTGCTCATCGCCTTCGCGCGTGAGGAGCCGGCGGCGCGCGCGGCCCTCGCGATGCGACAGCCGAAGACCGGCTGGTGGCGGACCGGGGTGAGATGGAAGTCGATGAGACGGCGCGTCAAGAAGCGTCCGTCCGGAGAGCGGTGA
- the murD gene encoding UDP-N-acetylmuramoyl-L-alanine--D-glutamate ligase: MGSRQVTSWQDKNITVAGLGVSGISAARALAGLGAVVTVVDNGDGDAHRARAAELAAEGITVRLGRLADGGHAGEVLPEGTELVVTSPGWKPDSPLFEAAAEAGVDVVGDVEIAWLLRAVGQERRAARSVEDGAPAPRTAPAPWLAITGTNGKTTTTQMLASILKAAGLRTAAVGNIGTPIIDVVLGEQEYDVLAVELSSYQLHWAPSLRVHSAAVLNLAPDHLDWHGSMQAYATDKGRIYEGNTVACVYNVADPATENLVMEADVEEGCRAIGFTLGAPGPSMLGVVDGILVDRAFVENRQKNAQELAEVTDVNPPAPHNIANALAAAALARAFGVEPRAVRDGLRDFRPDAHRVAYVDEVASVTYIDDSKATNTHAAEASLAAFEPVVWIAGGLAKGATFDDLVQNAAKRLRGAVLIGADRALIAEALARHAPEVPVVDLDRTDTGAMLAAVREAAALAEPGDTVLLAPACASMDMFANYNKRGDAFADAVRELAAENAADTA, translated from the coding sequence ATGGGCAGCCGACAAGTGACGTCCTGGCAGGACAAGAACATCACCGTCGCCGGTCTGGGCGTGAGCGGCATCAGTGCCGCCCGCGCCCTGGCCGGCCTCGGCGCAGTGGTGACCGTCGTCGACAACGGTGACGGTGACGCGCACCGCGCCCGCGCCGCCGAGCTCGCGGCGGAGGGCATCACCGTCCGCCTCGGCCGCCTCGCGGACGGCGGGCACGCCGGCGAGGTGCTGCCCGAGGGCACCGAACTGGTCGTCACCTCGCCCGGCTGGAAGCCCGACAGCCCGCTGTTCGAGGCCGCCGCCGAAGCCGGCGTGGACGTGGTCGGAGACGTGGAGATCGCCTGGCTGCTGCGCGCGGTCGGCCAGGAGCGGCGCGCCGCACGGTCCGTCGAGGACGGGGCCCCGGCGCCCCGCACGGCCCCGGCCCCCTGGCTCGCGATCACCGGCACCAACGGCAAGACCACCACCACCCAGATGCTGGCGTCGATCCTGAAGGCCGCGGGGCTGCGCACCGCCGCCGTCGGCAACATCGGCACCCCGATCATCGACGTGGTGCTCGGCGAGCAGGAGTACGACGTGCTCGCCGTCGAACTCTCCAGCTACCAGCTGCACTGGGCGCCCTCGCTGCGCGTCCACTCGGCGGCCGTGCTGAACCTGGCCCCCGACCACCTCGACTGGCACGGCTCGATGCAGGCGTACGCCACCGACAAGGGCCGGATCTACGAGGGCAACACGGTCGCCTGCGTCTACAACGTCGCCGACCCGGCCACCGAGAACCTGGTCATGGAGGCCGACGTCGAAGAGGGCTGCCGCGCCATCGGCTTCACCCTCGGCGCCCCCGGACCCTCCATGCTCGGCGTCGTCGACGGCATCCTCGTCGACCGGGCCTTCGTGGAGAACCGGCAGAAGAACGCCCAGGAGCTCGCCGAGGTCACGGACGTCAACCCGCCGGCCCCGCACAACATCGCCAACGCGCTCGCCGCCGCGGCCCTGGCCCGCGCCTTCGGCGTGGAGCCGCGCGCCGTCCGCGACGGCCTGCGCGACTTCCGCCCGGACGCCCACCGCGTCGCGTACGTGGACGAGGTCGCCTCGGTCACCTACATCGACGACTCCAAGGCCACCAACACGCACGCGGCCGAGGCCTCGCTCGCGGCCTTCGAGCCGGTCGTCTGGATCGCCGGCGGCCTCGCGAAGGGGGCGACCTTCGACGACCTCGTACAGAACGCCGCGAAGCGGCTGCGCGGCGCCGTGCTGATCGGCGCCGACCGGGCGCTCATCGCCGAGGCGCTGGCGCGACACGCCCCCGAGGTCCCGGTCGTCGACCTCGACCGGACCGACACTGGGGCGATGCTCGCAGCGGTCCGGGAAGCCGCCGCGCTCGCCGAGCCCGGCGACACGGTCCTGCTGGCACCTGCCTGTGCCTCGATGGACATGTTCGCGAACTACAACAAGCGTGGGGACGCATTCGCCGACGCGGTGCGCGAACTGGCCGCCGAGAACGCTGCGGACACGGCCTAG
- a CDS encoding UDP-N-acetylmuramoyl-tripeptide--D-alanyl-D-alanine ligase — MIALSLAEIADITGGRPHDIPDPSVQVTGPVVYDSREVGPGSLFAAFLGERVDGHDYAQRAVSAGAVGVLATRPVGVPAIVVPDVVAALGALARAVVTRLGTDVVALTGSAGKTSTKDLIAQVLQHHAPTVWTPGNLNNEIGLPITTLRVTEETQHLVLEMGARGIGHIRYLTGLTPPRIGLVLNVGTAHIGEFGGREQIAQAKGELVEALPSEAEGGVAVLNADDLLVRGMAGRTKARTVLFGEAEDAEIRATEVRMTDRGQASFTLHTPTGCSDVTLRLYGEHHVSNALAAAAVAHVLGMSAQEIATALSGAGTLSRWRMEVTERADGVTIVNDAYNANPESMRAALRALAAMGGAGRANGGRTWAVLGPMAELGDDALAEHDAVGRLVVRLNVSKLVAVGGREASWLQLGAYNEGSWGEESVLVSDAQAAVDLLRSELRPGDVVLVKASRSAGLERVAQGLLDSTVEGEVTDR, encoded by the coding sequence GTGATCGCCCTTTCCCTCGCCGAGATCGCCGACATCACCGGCGGGCGGCCCCACGACATACCGGATCCGTCCGTCCAGGTCACCGGCCCCGTGGTCTACGACTCCCGCGAGGTCGGGCCGGGCAGCCTGTTCGCCGCCTTCCTCGGCGAGCGGGTCGACGGTCACGACTACGCGCAGCGCGCGGTGTCCGCAGGGGCCGTGGGCGTCCTCGCGACCCGGCCCGTCGGCGTACCGGCCATCGTGGTCCCCGACGTGGTGGCCGCCCTCGGAGCACTCGCCCGGGCCGTGGTCACCCGCCTGGGCACCGATGTCGTGGCGCTCACCGGATCCGCCGGCAAGACCTCCACCAAGGACCTGATCGCGCAGGTGCTCCAGCACCACGCGCCGACCGTGTGGACCCCCGGCAACCTCAACAACGAGATCGGCCTGCCGATCACGACGCTGCGCGTCACCGAGGAAACCCAGCACCTGGTCCTGGAGATGGGCGCCCGCGGCATCGGCCACATCCGCTACCTCACCGGACTGACGCCCCCGCGGATCGGTCTGGTCCTCAACGTCGGCACCGCCCACATCGGCGAGTTCGGCGGCCGTGAGCAGATCGCACAGGCCAAGGGGGAGCTGGTAGAGGCCCTGCCGTCCGAGGCGGAGGGCGGCGTCGCCGTCCTCAACGCCGATGACCTGCTGGTTCGTGGGATGGCCGGGCGCACGAAGGCCCGTACGGTGCTGTTCGGTGAGGCCGAGGACGCCGAAATCCGGGCCACCGAAGTGCGCATGACGGACAGGGGACAGGCTTCCTTCACACTGCACACACCGACCGGGTGCAGTGACGTGACCTTGCGGCTGTACGGTGAGCACCACGTGTCGAACGCGCTCGCCGCGGCCGCCGTCGCCCATGTACTGGGCATGTCCGCACAGGAGATCGCCACGGCGCTCTCCGGGGCGGGCACGCTGTCCCGGTGGCGGATGGAGGTCACCGAGCGGGCGGACGGTGTGACGATCGTCAACGACGCCTACAACGCGAACCCGGAGTCCATGCGGGCCGCACTCCGCGCGCTCGCCGCGATGGGCGGTGCCGGCAGGGCGAACGGGGGACGCACGTGGGCGGTGCTCGGCCCGATGGCCGAGCTCGGAGACGACGCTCTCGCCGAGCACGACGCGGTCGGACGACTTGTCGTCCGGCTCAACGTGAGCAAGCTCGTCGCAGTCGGGGGCAGGGAAGCATCCTGGCTGCAACTGGGCGCATATAACGAGGGTTCGTGGGGTGAGGAGTCGGTGCTCGTGTCCGACGCGCAGGCGGCGGTCGACCTGTTGCGCAGTGAACTGCGCCCGGGTGACGTCGTGCTGGTGAAGGCTTCCAGGTCGGCCGGTCTGGAGCGGGTGGCCCAGGGCCTTCTCGACAGCACTGTCGAGGGCGAGGTCACCGACCGATGA